In the Ctenopharyngodon idella isolate HZGC_01 chromosome 4, HZGC01, whole genome shotgun sequence genome, one interval contains:
- the slco1f3 gene encoding solute carrier organic anion transporter family, member 1F3 isoform X3 has product MTVEGSADGFFVPRPMEYSDSNKQKTSQAKCCSPSLKIFIGVLAFCYFSKSLTGAYTKSTITQIERRFEIPSSTVGIIDGSFEMGNLLVITVVSYFGAKFHRPKIIGAGVLLMGIGTLLMALPHFIMGRYKYETAATHTNDADNFTVISTCSSDTQNTVQQLVSGCQKGEEESSPTWVIVLLGNIIRGIGEASIGPLGMSFIDDYALPENSAFYIGCLQTLGVIGPIFGYTLGSLCASLYVDIGLVNQETITITPQDSRWVGAWWLGYVVSGLLTLLAALPLWFLPRALPENHQTSEQDHHSNQHKHTPSITEIAKDFGPSLKRLLTNKIYLLYLVSNVVAFNAFAIFITYTPKYLEQQFGQSATKTNFLIGLTSIPPVALGMFLSGWIMKRFKLDLLGSARMSFFTAISALFLTIPYFALSCENIDVAGVTVPYQGSVEVQNINSDLLTSCNAGCGCSDFQWDPVCGQNGVTYISPCHAGCNSTRGTGWNMTFHDCTCVQSWGMSAGNSSAVLGQCSRESSCTTMFYIYLALQSLAFFVYCMGTVPFFIISLRIVEPELKSLSVGMLLLVLRVLGGIPAPIYFGVLIDSTCVKWGYKKCGGRGACRIYDTETFRFLFLGLVSCLQVLSYTLLWVAITQITRKVQNGKQVSKDIELQEPMLYDPEKQKILK; this is encoded by the exons ATGACAGTGGAGGGCAGCGCTGATGGGTTCTTTGTGCCCAGACCAATGGAGTATTCAGacagtaataaacagaaaaCGTCTCAGGCTAAATGCTGCTCCCCAAGTCTGAAG ATCTTTATTGGCGTACTTGCCTTCTGTTATTTCTCCAAATCCCTGACGGGGGCTTACACCAAAAGCACCATCACTCAGATTGAGAGGCGGTTTGAGATCCCAAGTTCTACTGTTGGTATCATCGATGGCAGTTTTGAAATGG GTAATCTGTTGGTCATTACTGTGGTAAGCTACTTTGGCGCTAAGTTTCACAGGCCCAAGATCATTGGAGCAGGGGTCCTGCTGATGGGAATAGGGACACTGTTAATGGCTTTACCTCACTTCATTATGGGCCG GTACAAGTATGAGACAGCTGCCACCCACACTAATGATGCTGATAACTTCACAGTGATATCTACATGCTCATCTGACACCCAGAATACTGTTCAACAGCTTGTTTCTG GGTGCCAAAAAGGGGAAGAGGAAAGCTCGCCCACATGGGTGATTGTGCTGTTGGGAAACATTATTCGTGGCATCGGGGAAGCCAGCATCGGCCCTTTGGGAATGTCATTCATAGATGATTATGCGCTCCCAGAAAACTCTGCTTTTTACATAG gTTGCCTGCAAACACTTGGAGTGATCGGGCCAATTTTCGGTTACACGCTTGGATCTTTGTGTGCTAGTCTTTATGTGGACATTGGCTTGGTGAATCAAG AGACCATCACCATCACCCCTCAGGACTCTCGCTGGGTTGGGGCCTGGTGGTTGGGTTATGTGGTTTCTGGGCTATTGACTCTCCTTGCTGCTTTGCCTCTCTGGTTCCTGCCAAGAGCTCTACCTGAAAACCACCAAACCTCTGAGCAAGACCACCACTCaaaccaacacaaacacacacccagCATTACAGAGATAGCTAAAG ATTTTGGGCCATCTCTGAAGCGTCTGCTCACCAACAAGATCTATCTCCTGTACCTGGTTTCCAATGTAGTAGCATTCAACGCCTTTGCCATATTCATAACATATACGCCAAAGTATTTGGAACAGCAGTTTGGACAAAGTGCAACCAAGACCAACTTTCTCATAG GACTGACGTCTATTCCACCAGTGGCTCTGGGTATGTTCCTGAGTGGGTGGATAATGAAGAGGTTTAAACTGGATCTGCTAGGATCTGCAAGAATGTCATTTTTCACTGCTATTTCTGCACTGTTTCTTACCATCCCTTACTTTGCACTTAGCTGTGAAAATATAGATGTCGCTGGGGTCACAGTGCCCTATCAAGG ATCTGTAGAAGTTCAGAATATAAACAGTGATTTACTCACTTCTTGCAATGCCGGATGTGGGTGTTCTGACTTCCAATGGGATCCAGTGTGTGGACAGAATGGAGTGACCTACATCTCTCCTTGTCACGCAGGCTGCAATTCCACTCGTGGCACAGGATGGAATATG aCATTCCACGACTGTACATGTGTCCAGAGCTGGGGAATGAGCGCTGGGAACTCCTCTGCAGTGCTTGGACAGTGTTCACGAGAGAGCAGCTGTACTACAATGTTCTATATCTATCTGGCACTGCAGTCTCTCGCCTTCTTTGTGTACTGTATGGGCACTGTTCCCTTCTTCATCATCTCATTGAG GATTGTGGAACCTGAGCTGAAGTCTCTCTCAGTGGGCATGCTACTgttagttttaagagttttgg GTGGTATTCCTGCTCCCATTTACTTTGGTGTTCTTATTGACTCTACCTGTGTGAAATGGGGTTACAAGAAATGTGGTGGAAGAGGTGCTTGCAGAATCTATGACACTGAGACTTTTAG GTTCCTGTTTCTGGGACTGGTTAGCTGTCTGCAGGTATTAAGCTATACCCTGTTATGGGTGGCCATCACACAGATTACCAGGAAAGTACAGAATGGTAAACAGGTGTCCAAGGACATAGAACTGCAGGAGCCTATGCTGTATGATCCAGAAAAGCAGAAGATTCTAAAATAA
- the slco1f3 gene encoding solute carrier organic anion transporter family, member 1F3 isoform X2, whose translation MGNLLVITVVSYFGAKFHRPKIIGAGVLLMGIGTLLMALPHFIMGRYKYETAATHTNDADNFTVISTCSSDTQNTVQQLVSGCQKGEEESSPTWVIVLLGNIIRGIGEASIGPLGMSFIDDYALPENSAFYIGCLQTLGVIGPIFGYTLGSLCASLYVDIGLVNQETITITPQDSRWVGAWWLGYVVSGLLTLLAALPLWFLPRALPENHQTSEQDHHSNQHKHTPSITEIAKDFGPSLKRLLTNKIYLLYLVSNVVAFNAFAIFITYTPKYLEQQFGQSATKTNFLIGLTSIPPVALAVKI comes from the exons ATGG GTAATCTGTTGGTCATTACTGTGGTAAGCTACTTTGGCGCTAAGTTTCACAGGCCCAAGATCATTGGAGCAGGGGTCCTGCTGATGGGAATAGGGACACTGTTAATGGCTTTACCTCACTTCATTATGGGCCG GTACAAGTATGAGACAGCTGCCACCCACACTAATGATGCTGATAACTTCACAGTGATATCTACATGCTCATCTGACACCCAGAATACTGTTCAACAGCTTGTTTCTG GGTGCCAAAAAGGGGAAGAGGAAAGCTCGCCCACATGGGTGATTGTGCTGTTGGGAAACATTATTCGTGGCATCGGGGAAGCCAGCATCGGCCCTTTGGGAATGTCATTCATAGATGATTATGCGCTCCCAGAAAACTCTGCTTTTTACATAG gTTGCCTGCAAACACTTGGAGTGATCGGGCCAATTTTCGGTTACACGCTTGGATCTTTGTGTGCTAGTCTTTATGTGGACATTGGCTTGGTGAATCAAG AGACCATCACCATCACCCCTCAGGACTCTCGCTGGGTTGGGGCCTGGTGGTTGGGTTATGTGGTTTCTGGGCTATTGACTCTCCTTGCTGCTTTGCCTCTCTGGTTCCTGCCAAGAGCTCTACCTGAAAACCACCAAACCTCTGAGCAAGACCACCACTCaaaccaacacaaacacacacccagCATTACAGAGATAGCTAAAG ATTTTGGGCCATCTCTGAAGCGTCTGCTCACCAACAAGATCTATCTCCTGTACCTGGTTTCCAATGTAGTAGCATTCAACGCCTTTGCCATATTCATAACATATACGCCAAAGTATTTGGAACAGCAGTTTGGACAAAGTGCAACCAAGACCAACTTTCTCATAG GACTGACGTCTATTCCACCAGTGGCTCTGG CTGTGAAAATATAG
- the slco1f3 gene encoding solute carrier organic anion transporter family, member 1F3 isoform X1, which yields MGNLLVITVVSYFGAKFHRPKIIGAGVLLMGIGTLLMALPHFIMGRYKYETAATHTNDADNFTVISTCSSDTQNTVQQLVSGCQKGEEESSPTWVIVLLGNIIRGIGEASIGPLGMSFIDDYALPENSAFYIGCLQTLGVIGPIFGYTLGSLCASLYVDIGLVNQETITITPQDSRWVGAWWLGYVVSGLLTLLAALPLWFLPRALPENHQTSEQDHHSNQHKHTPSITEIAKDFGPSLKRLLTNKIYLLYLVSNVVAFNAFAIFITYTPKYLEQQFGQSATKTNFLIGLTSIPPVALGMFLSGWIMKRFKLDLLGSARMSFFTAISALFLTIPYFALSCENIDVAGVTVPYQGSVEVQNINSDLLTSCNAGCGCSDFQWDPVCGQNGVTYISPCHAGCNSTRGTGWNMTFHDCTCVQSWGMSAGNSSAVLGQCSRESSCTTMFYIYLALQSLAFFVYCMGTVPFFIISLRIVEPELKSLSVGMLLLVLRVLGGIPAPIYFGVLIDSTCVKWGYKKCGGRGACRIYDTETFRFLFLGLVSCLQVLSYTLLWVAITQITRKVQNGKQVSKDIELQEPMLYDPEKQKILK from the exons ATGG GTAATCTGTTGGTCATTACTGTGGTAAGCTACTTTGGCGCTAAGTTTCACAGGCCCAAGATCATTGGAGCAGGGGTCCTGCTGATGGGAATAGGGACACTGTTAATGGCTTTACCTCACTTCATTATGGGCCG GTACAAGTATGAGACAGCTGCCACCCACACTAATGATGCTGATAACTTCACAGTGATATCTACATGCTCATCTGACACCCAGAATACTGTTCAACAGCTTGTTTCTG GGTGCCAAAAAGGGGAAGAGGAAAGCTCGCCCACATGGGTGATTGTGCTGTTGGGAAACATTATTCGTGGCATCGGGGAAGCCAGCATCGGCCCTTTGGGAATGTCATTCATAGATGATTATGCGCTCCCAGAAAACTCTGCTTTTTACATAG gTTGCCTGCAAACACTTGGAGTGATCGGGCCAATTTTCGGTTACACGCTTGGATCTTTGTGTGCTAGTCTTTATGTGGACATTGGCTTGGTGAATCAAG AGACCATCACCATCACCCCTCAGGACTCTCGCTGGGTTGGGGCCTGGTGGTTGGGTTATGTGGTTTCTGGGCTATTGACTCTCCTTGCTGCTTTGCCTCTCTGGTTCCTGCCAAGAGCTCTACCTGAAAACCACCAAACCTCTGAGCAAGACCACCACTCaaaccaacacaaacacacacccagCATTACAGAGATAGCTAAAG ATTTTGGGCCATCTCTGAAGCGTCTGCTCACCAACAAGATCTATCTCCTGTACCTGGTTTCCAATGTAGTAGCATTCAACGCCTTTGCCATATTCATAACATATACGCCAAAGTATTTGGAACAGCAGTTTGGACAAAGTGCAACCAAGACCAACTTTCTCATAG GACTGACGTCTATTCCACCAGTGGCTCTGGGTATGTTCCTGAGTGGGTGGATAATGAAGAGGTTTAAACTGGATCTGCTAGGATCTGCAAGAATGTCATTTTTCACTGCTATTTCTGCACTGTTTCTTACCATCCCTTACTTTGCACTTAGCTGTGAAAATATAGATGTCGCTGGGGTCACAGTGCCCTATCAAGG ATCTGTAGAAGTTCAGAATATAAACAGTGATTTACTCACTTCTTGCAATGCCGGATGTGGGTGTTCTGACTTCCAATGGGATCCAGTGTGTGGACAGAATGGAGTGACCTACATCTCTCCTTGTCACGCAGGCTGCAATTCCACTCGTGGCACAGGATGGAATATG aCATTCCACGACTGTACATGTGTCCAGAGCTGGGGAATGAGCGCTGGGAACTCCTCTGCAGTGCTTGGACAGTGTTCACGAGAGAGCAGCTGTACTACAATGTTCTATATCTATCTGGCACTGCAGTCTCTCGCCTTCTTTGTGTACTGTATGGGCACTGTTCCCTTCTTCATCATCTCATTGAG GATTGTGGAACCTGAGCTGAAGTCTCTCTCAGTGGGCATGCTACTgttagttttaagagttttgg GTGGTATTCCTGCTCCCATTTACTTTGGTGTTCTTATTGACTCTACCTGTGTGAAATGGGGTTACAAGAAATGTGGTGGAAGAGGTGCTTGCAGAATCTATGACACTGAGACTTTTAG GTTCCTGTTTCTGGGACTGGTTAGCTGTCTGCAGGTATTAAGCTATACCCTGTTATGGGTGGCCATCACACAGATTACCAGGAAAGTACAGAATGGTAAACAGGTGTCCAAGGACATAGAACTGCAGGAGCCTATGCTGTATGATCCAGAAAAGCAGAAGATTCTAAAATAA